A single Bufo bufo chromosome 6, aBufBuf1.1, whole genome shotgun sequence DNA region contains:
- the CLDND1 gene encoding claudin domain-containing protein 1, with protein sequence MDNRFATALVIGSVLSLLSVIYLCAAVGTVSWYHYFTSPVLANVSEMSANEFLNELEKANEKAYTDALYHCNGTLGLWQQCITFSQQHYDSDDLSSNLRCVSLSFSDQFLEKYSQPGNHNTEIDLIRTYLWRCQFLLPLVALGLIFVGAIIGLAGCVCRSLYPALVTGALHLLAGVCTLGAVLCFASGVYMLQKSLPLPPGVRGEYGWSFCLACVSSPLQIMAGALFLWASRASRKEYSLMKAYRVA encoded by the exons ATGGATAACCGCTTTGCCACAGCACTGGTGATTGGCAGCGTCCTGTCTCTCCTGTCAGTGATTTACCTGTGTGCAGCAGTGGGTACCGTCTCCTGGTACCACTATTTCACCTCCCCCGTCCTCGCCAACGTCAGTGAGATGTCTGCAAATGAATTCTTAAATGAACTGGAAAAGGCCAATGAGAAGGCGTACACGGACGCCCTGTACCACTGCAACGGGACCCTGGGGCTATGGCAGCAGTGCATCACCTTCTCCCAGCAGCACTATGATAGCGATG ATCTGTCTTCCAATTTGCGATGCGTCTCATTGTCTTTTTCGGATCAGTTCTTAGAAAAATACAGCCAGCCCGGAAATCACAACACCGAAATTGACCTGATCCGTACAT ATCTGTGGCGTTGTCAGTTCCTGCTCCCATTGGTCGCCCTCGGACTTATATTTGTTGGAGCGATTATTGGTCTGGCTGGCTGTGTCTGCCGCAGTCTGTATCCGGCACTGGTAACTGGGGCCTTGCATCTACTGGCAG GTGTGTGCACATTGGGAGCAGTTCTGTGTTTCGCCAGCGGGGTGTATATGCTGCAGAAGAGTCTGCCCCTTCCACCAGGGGTTCGGGGAGAGTATGGATGGTCCTTCTGTTTGGCTTGTGTCTCGTCACCTCTGCAGATCATGGCTGGAGCCCTGTTTCTTTGGGCATCTCGCGCTAGTCGGAAAGAGTATTCCTTGATGAAGGCTTATCGTGTGGCATAA
- the ERCC1 gene encoding DNA excision repair protein ERCC-1, with product MEIPRGDAKAAEGEHKRFIIPSQEPEAAPVRSLFQAPAAAQPSVVGSAGSYADYIFQKEAKVPEQKPPCQKPLHEKLNLGLEVNVQCEKTYLGPESKSERESSALASNLNDKEDPKTVTGSTAGQTAIPVLKPGGGRSCIVVSPRQRGNPLLKHVRNIPWEFGEIVPDYLLGETCCALFLSLRYHNLNPEYIHTRLRSLGQSYALRVLLVLVDVKDPHFTLKELAKICILSDCTLVLSWSPEEAARYLETYKCYEQKPADVLKERMESDFMSRITDCLTTVKSVNKTDSCTLLTTFGTLADLANASREDLSLCPGLGPQKAKRLFDALHEPFLKTK from the exons GTACGTTCCTTGTTTCAAGCCCCGGCGGCGGCTCAGCCATCCGTTGTGGGGTCGGCCGGGAGTTATGCAGATTACATTTTTCAGAAGGAGGCCAAAGTTCCTGAACAGAAACCTCCGTGCCAGAAGCCTCTGCATGAGAAGTTGAATTTGGGCCTGGAAGTGAATGTCCAGTGTGAGaagacatatttaggcccagaatCAAAATCTGAAAGGGAAAGCAGTGCCTTGGCCTCGAATCTAAATGACAAGGAGGATCCTAAGACTGTGACCGGTTCCACTGCAGGACAGACGGCCATCCCAGTTCTTAAGCCTGGAGGCGGGAGGAGCTGTATTGTGGTTAGCCCTCGACAG AGGGGTAACCCACTTCTTAAGCATGTTCGAAATATACCCTGGGAGTTTGGAGAAATTGTGCCAGATTATCTCCTTGGGGAGACATGTTGTGCCCTCTTTCTTAG TTTGCGGTATCACAACCTGAATCcagaatatatacacacacggctGAGGTCTTTGGGTCAGTCCTATGCACTCCGGGTTCTTTTGGTGCTGGTGGATGTG AAAGACCCACATTTCACTCTAAAAGAGCTGGCAAAGATCTGTATCCTATCAGACTGCACATTGGTGCTGAGCTGGAG TCCAGAGGAGGCTGCAAGATACTTAGAGACGTACAAATGCTATGAACAAAAGCCGGCTGATGTACTCAAAGAGAGGATGGAAAGTGACTTCATGTCCAGG ATTACAGACTGCCTCACCACCGTGAAGTCCGTGAACAAGACAGACAGTTGCACTTTACTCACCACATTTGGG ACTCTCGCTGACCTGGCAAATGCATCTCGAGAAGATCTCTCTCTTTGTCCAGGACTTGGACCCCAAAAG GCTAAGAGACTGTTTGATGCTCTACATGAACCGTTCCTGAAAACTAAGTAG